Proteins from a single region of Synergistaceae bacterium:
- a CDS encoding ATP-binding cassette domain-containing protein has product MTREVLVTPLLETKNLKKYFKVREGWLHAVDDVDISILPQKTLGVVGESGCGKSTLGRTILRLLDATEGQVLFKGQNILAYNRKKMREMRKKMQIIFQDPYSSIDPRMSVAEIIAEYMLIHKTYSSKTATFQRAAELMDTVGLARRYANAYPHELDGGRRQRIGIARALSLDPEFIVCDEPVSALDVSIQAQILNLLMDIQEDRGLTYMFITHDLSVVKHISDEIVVMYLGQCVEHASSDTLFENPLHPYTKALLFAIPEADISMRDKEIDIIKGEIVSPINPQAGCRFALRCQHAREVCREKTPTLSSQGERHWVACHLYERTDFQ; this is encoded by the coding sequence ATGACGCGAGAGGTTCTTGTAACGCCGCTTTTGGAAACCAAGAATCTGAAAAAATACTTCAAAGTCCGGGAAGGATGGCTTCATGCCGTGGACGACGTCGATATATCCATTTTGCCTCAAAAGACTCTGGGAGTTGTGGGAGAGTCGGGCTGCGGTAAGTCCACCCTCGGCCGTACAATTCTTCGCCTGCTGGACGCCACCGAGGGGCAGGTCCTTTTCAAAGGGCAGAACATCCTGGCCTATAATCGGAAAAAAATGCGGGAAATGCGCAAGAAAATGCAGATCATTTTTCAGGATCCCTACTCCAGCATCGATCCGCGCATGTCCGTAGCTGAGATTATCGCGGAGTACATGCTGATACACAAAACTTATTCCAGCAAGACAGCCACTTTTCAAAGAGCCGCCGAGTTAATGGATACGGTGGGGCTCGCCCGACGTTATGCTAACGCCTACCCTCACGAGCTGGATGGAGGCCGTCGTCAGCGTATAGGGATTGCCAGGGCTCTTTCCCTCGACCCCGAGTTCATCGTTTGCGACGAACCGGTCTCCGCTTTGGACGTCTCGATTCAGGCGCAGATTCTCAACCTGCTGATGGACATTCAGGAGGACAGAGGATTGACCTACATGTTCATTACCCATGATCTTTCGGTAGTTAAGCACATCTCGGACGAGATTGTAGTGATGTATCTAGGACAATGTGTAGAACACGCCTCTTCCGACACCCTCTTCGAGAATCCCTTGCATCCTTACACGAAGGCGCTTTTGTTCGCGATCCCAGAAGCAGATATTTCCATGCGCGACAAGGAAATCGACATCATCAAAGGCGAGATCGTGAGCCCGATCAACCCACAAGCTGGGTGCCGATTTGCCTTGAGGTGTCAACACGCGCGGGAGGTTTGCCGGGAAAAAACACCGACCCTGTCTTCACAGGGAGAGAGGCATTGGGTAGCCTGCCATCTTTATGAGAGGACTGATTTTCAGTGA
- a CDS encoding ABC transporter ATP-binding protein, translated as MEEIMDEGNRGELTTPLLQVKNLSVEYRTDLETVKAVNGISFSLKKGETFGIVGETGAGKTTTALTCMKLLPESTGRVTGGEINFEGKKLLDLPESEMQKIRGERMAMIFQDPMTSLNPVMSVNEQIEEALELHNEDNKTKEQIQKRVDEVLSMVGIPASRKYDYPHQFSGGMKQRVVIAMALTCEPALLIADEPTTALDVTIQAQVIEMIRELRKRLGTAMIMITHDLGIVAQTCDNVAVMYAGKIIEMGRAEDIYLSKNRHPYTMGLFGSIPNLRAKAKRLTPIPGLMPDPTNLPKGCGFSPRCLQKISVCDEIPPCVYRNGTHLISCHLLKEVENWKGEW; from the coding sequence GTGGAAGAGATAATGGATGAAGGAAATAGGGGTGAACTGACCACCCCTCTGCTACAGGTAAAAAATTTGTCGGTAGAGTACCGTACCGACTTGGAGACGGTCAAGGCCGTCAACGGCATTAGTTTTTCTCTGAAAAAAGGTGAGACTTTCGGTATTGTGGGAGAAACCGGCGCTGGAAAGACCACGACAGCCCTTACCTGCATGAAGCTGCTCCCTGAAAGCACTGGACGTGTCACCGGGGGCGAGATCAACTTCGAGGGTAAGAAATTGTTGGATTTGCCGGAGTCCGAAATGCAAAAGATACGAGGAGAACGCATGGCGATGATTTTCCAGGATCCCATGACCAGCCTGAACCCCGTCATGTCGGTTAACGAGCAAATTGAGGAAGCCCTAGAGCTTCACAACGAAGACAACAAGACGAAGGAGCAAATACAAAAACGCGTGGACGAAGTTTTGTCGATGGTGGGGATTCCCGCTTCCCGCAAGTATGATTATCCCCACCAGTTTTCGGGAGGAATGAAGCAGCGGGTGGTCATCGCAATGGCTCTGACCTGTGAACCGGCGCTTCTTATCGCCGATGAACCCACCACTGCGTTGGACGTCACCATTCAAGCCCAGGTCATTGAGATGATACGGGAATTGAGGAAACGTCTTGGTACGGCTATGATCATGATCACTCACGACCTGGGCATCGTCGCCCAGACCTGCGACAACGTAGCGGTGATGTACGCCGGTAAAATCATTGAAATGGGGAGGGCAGAAGATATTTACCTTTCTAAAAACCGTCATCCCTATACGATGGGGTTATTCGGCTCTATTCCCAATCTCCGCGCTAAAGCTAAACGCTTGACACCTATTCCGGGGTTGATGCCCGATCCCACGAACCTTCCCAAGGGATGCGGCTTTTCCCCTCGGTGCCTCCAGAAAATAAGCGTCTGCGACGAAATACCCCCTTGCGTTTACCGTAACGGAACGCACCTGATTTCTTGTCACCTCCTGAAAGAAGTGGAAAATTGGAAGGGGGAATGGTAA
- a CDS encoding ABC transporter permease, whose translation MYRFVFKRLLMMIPIIIGVSFLIFIIIDLVPGDPGSNLLGPGARQEDIDLMNEQLGYNRPLLQRYGIYMYNAIFKLDVGKSYSTKKTVFTEVVDRLPISLTVAFNAIMFSLVFGVPLGVLSAVKQNTVFDRVPTGLALLLASQPAFLIGLVLMLIFSLRLGWFPVTGVASWKSYVMPMIALGLPYGGRQLRFTRSSMLETIRQDYIRTAKAKGVPSRVVIWKHAMKNALLPVITVAGNSFGILIGSAIATETLFGLPGLGTFVVMGIKQKDIPVVTGGIIILAVIFSFVILAVDISYAFVDPRIRAKYSGRRG comes from the coding sequence GTGTATCGATTCGTTTTTAAGCGATTGCTCATGATGATACCCATTATTATCGGCGTATCCTTCCTGATCTTCATCATCATCGACTTGGTTCCCGGCGATCCAGGCTCCAACCTGCTGGGTCCTGGCGCCCGCCAGGAGGATATCGACCTGATGAACGAACAACTGGGGTACAATCGGCCGCTCTTGCAGCGTTACGGCATATACATGTACAACGCTATATTCAAGTTGGATGTAGGCAAATCTTACTCAACGAAAAAAACGGTTTTCACCGAAGTTGTCGACCGGCTGCCCATTTCTTTGACTGTGGCGTTCAACGCGATCATGTTCTCGCTGGTTTTCGGAGTTCCCTTGGGCGTGCTGTCGGCGGTGAAGCAGAATACCGTTTTTGACCGCGTTCCCACGGGATTGGCCCTGCTTTTGGCGTCACAGCCGGCATTTTTGATCGGGCTCGTGCTGATGCTTATTTTTTCGCTCCGGCTGGGCTGGTTTCCGGTTACCGGCGTGGCCAGCTGGAAAAGCTACGTCATGCCCATGATCGCTCTGGGGCTTCCTTATGGCGGGCGTCAACTGCGTTTCACGCGCTCCAGCATGCTGGAAACCATCCGCCAGGACTACATCCGCACCGCCAAAGCCAAAGGCGTCCCGTCGAGGGTGGTCATCTGGAAACACGCCATGAAAAACGCGCTTCTCCCGGTCATCACCGTGGCGGGCAACAGCTTCGGCATCCTCATCGGCAGCGCCATCGCCACAGAAACGCTGTTCGGGCTTCCCGGCTTGGGGACCTTCGTCGTGATGGGGATCAAGCAGAAAGACATCCCCGTCGTCACAGGGGGTATCATCATTTTGGCCGTCATCTTTTCATTCGTCATCCTGGCGGTGGATATTTCCTACGCCTTCGTGGATCCCCGGATCCGGGCCAAGTACTCGGGAAGGAGGGGCTGA
- a CDS encoding ABC transporter permease gives MAEMATFKKGNRWKEVWRRLKKDRVAMLGFFIICVVIFFALAADLIVPYSAALKMDMKLRLAPPSAEHWFGCDGYGRDLLARCLHGSRVSLLVGSMIGALVGYVGGKLDDLVMRALDIFSSIPDTLFAMAVVAAMGPGILNICVAISLTNLPGFVRMVRSSVLNIAEQEYIEASRAGGASTLHILTRHVLPNAVGTLIVQTTANVASMILTAATLSFLGLGINPPQPEWGALVSEGKEFLRTAPHLILIPGFMICVASFAMSVLGDGLRDALDPRLRT, from the coding sequence ATGGCGGAGATGGCGACATTCAAAAAAGGAAACCGTTGGAAAGAAGTGTGGCGCAGGCTCAAAAAAGACCGGGTGGCCATGTTGGGGTTCTTCATCATCTGCGTGGTGATCTTTTTCGCCCTGGCGGCGGACCTCATCGTCCCCTACAGCGCCGCCCTCAAGATGGACATGAAGCTCAGGCTGGCGCCTCCCTCGGCCGAACACTGGTTCGGCTGCGACGGATACGGGCGCGATCTTTTGGCCCGTTGCCTTCATGGATCCAGGGTGTCTCTGCTGGTCGGCAGTATGATCGGCGCTCTGGTCGGCTACGTGGGGGGAAAATTGGACGACCTCGTCATGCGCGCTCTGGATATTTTTTCTTCCATTCCCGACACCCTCTTCGCGATGGCAGTTGTGGCCGCTATGGGACCGGGAATCCTGAATATCTGCGTCGCTATTTCGTTGACCAACCTTCCCGGCTTTGTGCGCATGGTGCGCTCCTCGGTGCTGAACATCGCCGAGCAGGAGTACATCGAGGCGTCACGAGCGGGCGGAGCCTCCACTTTGCATATCCTGACCCGGCACGTGCTTCCCAACGCCGTGGGAACCCTCATCGTCCAAACTACCGCAAATGTGGCTTCTATGATCCTGACCGCGGCGACCCTGAGTTTTCTTGGATTGGGGATTAATCCGCCGCAACCGGAGTGGGGCGCTCTGGTCAGTGAGGGGAAAGAATTTTTACGCACGGCGCCGCATCTCATCCTGATTCCCGGTTTTATGATCTGCGTGGCGTCCTTTGCCATGAGCGTTTTGGGCGACGGCTTACGCGACGCCTTGGATCCACGTCTGCGGACATAA